A part of Pseudoalteromonas arctica A 37-1-2 genomic DNA contains:
- a CDS encoding DUF3297 family protein, producing MNDTTAKPALPDRLSINPRSPHHVEEVFEHDIGITFNGKERFDVEEYCISEGWIKFASPKGLDRRGQPLLLTRKGTVEAFYK from the coding sequence ATGAACGACACTACCGCAAAACCTGCTTTACCAGATCGCCTTTCTATTAATCCACGCAGCCCACATCATGTGGAAGAAGTTTTTGAACACGATATTGGTATCACGTTCAACGGCAAAGAGCGTTTTGATGTTGAAGAATACTGCATCAGCGAAGGTTGGATAAAGTTTGCATCTCCAAAAGGCCTTGATCGTCGCGGACAACCACTTTTACTTACAAGAAAAGGCACTGTTGAAGCCTTTTATAAGTAA
- a CDS encoding alpha/beta hydrolase, protein MPLILKSLLLLSALICFKLSANTPYSIPRSNVVELIEPVSERAYPVYIQLPKSYQKQPNKTYPVIYVTDAPYTFPIVAGATRFPMNSGKMQQAIIVAIGYEKGSAGSNSRIRDYTPTFAKDWKKQTGNAKGHIQFLQSTVFPFIEKNYRASNLQRTYMGHSLGGLFGATILLTTPDLFSNYIIGSPSVWFDNNALLALKVNKPKLPIRVYISVGSMETPAFGEEQNMVEGAKQLTQKINALKSDNIELKSVVIDGANHATAFPTTAIQGLDWVLGEQ, encoded by the coding sequence GTGCCTCTTATTTTAAAATCTCTTTTGCTTTTAAGCGCCTTAATATGTTTTAAATTAAGCGCAAATACCCCTTATTCAATACCCCGAAGTAACGTGGTTGAGCTCATTGAGCCCGTTAGCGAGCGGGCGTATCCTGTGTATATTCAGCTTCCTAAATCATACCAAAAGCAGCCTAATAAAACGTATCCAGTTATTTATGTAACCGATGCACCGTACACCTTTCCCATCGTTGCTGGGGCTACACGATTCCCTATGAATAGTGGCAAAATGCAACAGGCTATTATTGTAGCAATTGGCTATGAAAAAGGGTCCGCTGGCTCTAACAGCCGAATTAGAGATTACACGCCTACCTTTGCAAAAGATTGGAAAAAGCAAACAGGTAATGCCAAAGGGCATATTCAGTTTTTACAAAGTACAGTTTTCCCTTTTATTGAAAAAAACTATCGGGCCAGTAACTTACAAAGAACCTACATGGGGCATTCGTTAGGCGGTTTATTTGGCGCGACTATTTTATTAACGACACCCGATTTATTTAGCAATTATATTATTGGCAGCCCATCGGTTTGGTTTGATAACAATGCACTATTAGCGTTAAAAGTGAATAAGCCAAAATTGCCTATAAGGGTATATATATCAGTTGGATCTATGGAAACGCCAGCTTTCGGCGAAGAGCAAAATATGGTTGAAGGTGCTAAGCAGCTAACGCAAAAAATTAATGCGCTTAAAAGTGACAATATAGAATTAAAAAGTGTTGTTATTGACGGCGCTAATCATGCAACCGCATTTCCAACAACAGCAATCCAAGGCTTAGATTGGGTGTTAGGTGAGCAATAA
- a CDS encoding NYN domain-containing protein: MKTRIYIDGYNLYYGCLKRTPYKWLDIFKLFDNYILPSSASEAHTSNNLSVKFFTANIVEKAATSKDSLADQQAYHRALTFNSSNGQLEIIKGYYSVNPTRAFKIDEKEPKKHPNECEYVSMWIFGSLKKSKLM; this comes from the coding sequence TTGAAGACTCGAATATATATTGATGGATATAATTTATATTATGGATGTCTTAAGCGAACGCCTTATAAATGGTTAGATATATTTAAATTATTTGATAACTATATCCTTCCCAGTTCTGCAAGTGAAGCCCACACTAGCAATAATTTAAGCGTTAAGTTTTTTACTGCGAATATTGTAGAAAAGGCAGCTACGTCAAAAGATTCTTTAGCTGATCAGCAGGCTTATCACAGGGCTTTAACTTTCAATAGTTCAAATGGTCAGCTAGAAATAATCAAAGGTTACTACTCTGTAAACCCAACACGTGCATTTAAAATTGATGAAAAAGAACCTAAAAAACACCCAAATGAATGTGAGTATGTGAGTATGTGGATATTTGGAAGCTTGAAGAAAAGCAAACTGATGTAA
- a CDS encoding cold-shock protein: MSTTTTGSVKWFNEAKGFGFIEQESGADVFAHFSAISGDGFKTLAEGQRVQFTVTQGQKGPQAENIVSI; this comes from the coding sequence ATGTCTACTACAACTACTGGTTCAGTAAAATGGTTTAACGAAGCAAAAGGTTTTGGTTTTATCGAGCAAGAATCTGGCGCAGACGTGTTCGCACATTTTAGCGCAATCTCTGGCGACGGTTTTAAAACTTTAGCTGAAGGCCAACGTGTACAGTTTACTGTTACTCAAGGTCAAAAAGGCCCACAAGCCGAGAACATTGTTAGCATCTAA
- a CDS encoding MerC domain-containing protein, with translation MKSSQSVMDRMAIGLSVMCTVHCFATPVILALLPSFAVMQIDSEQFHLWILAAVMPTSLLALSLGCKKHKHKRTRYMVSGVTGLAFMIFAVLLGHEVVEKALTLIGSAFIAVAHWFNYQQCLKQNDENCPCSGSEPDQVV, from the coding sequence ATGAAGTCGAGTCAAAGTGTTATGGATCGTATGGCAATAGGGTTATCGGTAATGTGCACAGTGCATTGTTTTGCAACCCCGGTTATTTTAGCGTTATTACCAAGCTTTGCTGTAATGCAAATAGATAGTGAGCAATTTCATTTATGGATTCTTGCGGCGGTAATGCCAACCAGTTTGTTGGCATTGAGTTTAGGCTGTAAAAAACATAAACATAAACGTACACGTTATATGGTGTCTGGTGTAACAGGCTTAGCTTTTATGATATTTGCTGTATTGCTAGGCCATGAAGTGGTCGAAAAAGCGCTAACCTTAATAGGCTCAGCGTTTATTGCTGTAGCCCATTGGTTTAATTACCAACAATGCCTTAAACAAAATGATGAAAATTGCCCGTGTTCAGGTAGTGAGCCAGATCAAGTGGTTTAA
- a CDS encoding TonB-dependent receptor: MKRRSQLAVLIAALLPASVLASTIEGVVLNNKGKVVTNATVEVEGSDLKVTTDENGKFVITELKNGLKELHVVALGYAHLHRDITITNDENQSVTFNLKRSPIEVIDIEATPIHMSAMESASPVSVLSGEQLRRQQAATLGDSLEKLPGVNTNFHGKVASTPIIRGLSGPRVLITQNGLDVSDVSRVGPDHSVASEASTAQQIEVLRGPATLFYGSGAIGGVVNVVDNRVPTDSTTRGEWNLEHNSVDNQKVASFNATTGTDSMAFYADAFWREADDYEVPVAADIDSDGEEHRGDYKVENSNEESDGFTVGASYLMDNGFIGLAVEQFNRQYGIPGHTHGEEEEEEHNDEEESVFADLEQTKVQLLGEYNLDNKWLNKINLRAGHTDYEHAEIESGTVGTTFKNETNELRIDLLHNQFNEWNGGISFHYKQSDVEAQGEEAFTPPSETESFAVALMEERHFGDFLVQVGWRIERVTIEAGDVLLPNIDAHAHDEAEEADEHDHDHEESAETTRVFDVEHEFTPVSLSAGVVWDFTSNYNLGLSVSRSERAPSASELLSFGPHIGTGTYEVGALFDLDEDGHLGLSEQAIDLETANNIDLTLRKTQGDVGFILNAFYNQVDNYYYQIDTGLYAESGHDHGDEEELADEHGHSSELPVYLFKTDDVVLHGFEAQIAWQLTDEFKLDVFSDYVRARLKDGGDLPRTPPLRFGSQLSYQTDKLSAHIHVTRYQEQDRTAPQETATDGYTLVDASISYDLSVLNQDMSVYLRGTNLTDTEARVHSSFVKDIAPRPGRSFALGIRGYF, from the coding sequence ATGAAACGTAGATCACAATTAGCTGTTCTCATAGCAGCTTTATTGCCGGCTAGTGTGCTTGCATCCACAATAGAAGGCGTTGTTTTAAACAACAAAGGTAAAGTAGTTACCAATGCAACGGTAGAAGTTGAAGGCTCAGATCTTAAAGTAACCACCGATGAAAACGGTAAATTTGTTATAACAGAACTAAAAAATGGCTTAAAAGAGCTTCACGTTGTAGCCCTTGGTTATGCGCATCTTCATCGCGATATAACAATAACTAATGATGAAAACCAATCGGTTACTTTTAATTTAAAGCGCTCGCCTATTGAAGTTATTGATATTGAAGCGACCCCTATTCATATGTCGGCAATGGAATCTGCATCGCCTGTTAGTGTTTTATCTGGCGAACAACTAAGACGACAACAAGCTGCAACCCTTGGCGACAGCCTTGAAAAACTCCCAGGCGTTAATACAAATTTTCACGGTAAAGTAGCCAGCACGCCTATTATTCGTGGTTTAAGCGGCCCGCGTGTACTCATTACTCAAAATGGCCTTGATGTAAGTGATGTTTCGCGCGTTGGGCCCGATCACTCTGTTGCATCGGAGGCTTCTACCGCACAACAAATTGAAGTATTACGCGGCCCTGCAACGCTGTTTTATGGCAGTGGCGCAATTGGTGGTGTGGTTAATGTAGTAGATAACCGCGTACCCACCGACAGCACCACGCGTGGTGAATGGAACCTAGAACATAACTCGGTAGATAATCAAAAAGTGGCCTCGTTTAATGCCACCACAGGCACAGACTCTATGGCTTTTTACGCCGATGCATTTTGGCGTGAGGCCGATGACTACGAGGTACCTGTAGCTGCCGATATAGATAGCGACGGTGAAGAGCATCGTGGCGATTACAAAGTTGAAAACAGTAATGAAGAGTCTGACGGTTTTACTGTTGGCGCGAGCTATTTAATGGATAACGGCTTTATTGGCTTAGCAGTAGAGCAATTTAATCGTCAATACGGTATTCCGGGCCATACGCACGGCGAGGAAGAAGAGGAAGAACACAACGACGAAGAAGAAAGCGTATTTGCTGATTTAGAGCAAACTAAAGTGCAATTATTAGGTGAGTACAACCTAGATAATAAATGGCTAAACAAAATAAATCTCCGCGCTGGCCATACCGACTACGAACACGCTGAAATTGAGAGCGGCACTGTTGGCACTACCTTTAAAAACGAAACCAACGAATTACGCATAGACCTACTGCATAACCAATTTAACGAATGGAATGGCGGTATTAGCTTTCATTACAAGCAAAGCGATGTTGAAGCACAAGGTGAAGAGGCCTTTACTCCTCCATCAGAGACCGAAAGCTTTGCTGTAGCCTTAATGGAAGAAAGGCACTTTGGTGATTTTTTAGTGCAGGTAGGTTGGCGTATTGAGCGAGTAACCATTGAAGCAGGCGACGTATTACTGCCAAATATTGACGCTCACGCACACGATGAAGCAGAAGAAGCCGACGAGCATGATCATGACCACGAAGAAAGCGCAGAAACCACTCGCGTATTTGATGTAGAGCATGAATTTACGCCAGTCAGTTTATCAGCAGGGGTAGTATGGGATTTTACATCTAACTATAACTTAGGGCTTTCGGTATCGCGCTCTGAACGTGCACCTTCTGCCTCTGAGTTGTTATCGTTTGGGCCGCATATTGGCACTGGCACTTACGAAGTAGGCGCACTATTTGATTTAGATGAAGATGGCCATTTGGGTTTATCTGAACAAGCAATAGATCTGGAAACAGCCAATAATATCGATTTAACCCTACGTAAAACTCAAGGCGATGTTGGCTTTATTTTAAATGCCTTTTACAACCAAGTAGATAACTATTATTACCAAATAGACACCGGTTTATATGCCGAAAGTGGACATGACCATGGCGATGAAGAAGAACTCGCTGACGAACACGGCCATTCATCAGAGCTACCCGTTTATTTATTTAAAACAGATGATGTAGTTTTACATGGTTTTGAAGCGCAAATTGCGTGGCAATTAACAGATGAGTTTAAGCTAGATGTATTCTCAGACTACGTTCGTGCACGCCTTAAAGACGGCGGCGATTTACCCCGTACACCACCGCTTCGTTTTGGCAGCCAGCTAAGCTATCAAACAGATAAACTCAGTGCGCATATTCACGTAACTCGTTATCAAGAGCAAGACCGCACAGCCCCACAAGAAACAGCCACAGACGGTTACACCTTAGTTGATGCGAGCATCTCTTACGACCTTTCAGTGTTAAACCAAGATATGTCTGTGTACCTACGAGGCACTAACTTAACAGATACAGAAGCACGCGTGCACAGCTCGTTTGTAAAGGATATAGCGCCACGTCCAGGACGTAGTTTTGCGCTAGGTATTCGCGGTTATTTTTAA
- a CDS encoding cold-shock protein: MSTTTTGSVKWFNEAKGFGFIEQESGADVFAHFSAISGDGFKTLAEGQRVQFTVTQGQKGPQAENIVSI; this comes from the coding sequence ATGTCTACTACAACTACTGGTTCAGTAAAATGGTTTAACGAAGCAAAAGGTTTTGGTTTTATCGAGCAAGAATCTGGCGCAGACGTGTTCGCACATTTTAGCGCAATCTCTGGCGACGGTTTTAAAACTTTAGCTGAAGGCCAACGAGTACAGTTTACTGTTACTCAAGGTCAAAAAGGCCCACAAGCTGAGAACATTGTTAGCATCTAA
- a CDS encoding cold-shock protein, translating into MSNTTTGTVKFFNEAKGFGFIEQESGPDVFAHFSAISGDGFKTLAEGQRVQFTVTQGQKGPQAENIVSI; encoded by the coding sequence ATGTCTAATACTACAACTGGTACAGTTAAATTTTTCAACGAAGCAAAAGGTTTTGGTTTCATCGAGCAAGAATCTGGTCCTGACGTTTTCGCACATTTCAGCGCAATCTCTGGCGACGGTTTCAAAACTCTAGCTGAAGGCCAACGTGTACAGTTTACTGTTACTCAAGGTCAAAAAGGTCCACAAGCTGAAAACATCGTTAGCATCTAA
- a CDS encoding KAP family P-loop NTPase fold protein — protein MSVELWSDDRLNRKQEGQWLVQFLTSKYAVLEAEHSKNYVLNVNAEWGFGKTYFINNLAEELKEKKHVVVCFDAWKNDFSENALLSFIAEINEELTNQGLLSETDGKLAGIARSMKNAALPLLGGFFTKQLFGMSLDGVEALFEKEQESEVASVKGDEQPGLSKDITTVASSISTKAAELALKEYQTTKNAIGHFKENLRLLVEGLEGSAPFKAPLFILIDELDRCKPSYSIQLLETIKHLFNVEGVYFIVATASEQLSHSINAVYGEKFESKRYLNRFFDQEYSLKSPDKEKYCNFIWSKYLPNETVFVPVFQEDNKSEDIINIGILSKVAEYMRAGLRDIEQAVKLLYAIQLTQEKTDYLFSLPLFYIIVLKIRHPKIYPYFKNKWGSSIFNQPHGSKFPSYQQDNFDLVTTYKGKIDYKINESMKLFCDPNTKLYTFDSLPNRGIGASAKSLKEEIETGLYLANGNRDSKLIKDFSNYIQIVEQVGQLS, from the coding sequence ATGTCGGTTGAATTATGGTCAGATGATAGGTTGAATCGAAAGCAAGAAGGACAATGGCTTGTTCAGTTTTTAACGAGTAAATACGCAGTATTAGAGGCTGAGCATAGTAAAAACTATGTATTAAATGTCAATGCAGAATGGGGCTTTGGTAAAACATATTTTATTAATAACCTCGCAGAAGAGCTAAAAGAAAAGAAGCATGTAGTTGTATGTTTTGATGCATGGAAAAATGATTTTTCTGAAAATGCTTTACTTAGTTTTATTGCTGAAATAAATGAAGAATTGACTAATCAAGGCTTACTTAGTGAGACCGATGGTAAATTAGCTGGTATTGCAAGATCAATGAAAAACGCAGCACTTCCTTTACTCGGTGGTTTTTTTACTAAACAGCTTTTTGGTATGTCTCTTGATGGCGTCGAAGCTTTATTTGAAAAGGAGCAAGAGAGTGAGGTCGCTTCTGTCAAGGGGGATGAACAGCCTGGTTTGTCAAAAGATATTACTACTGTTGCTTCTTCAATCTCTACAAAGGCAGCTGAATTAGCACTAAAAGAGTATCAAACAACAAAAAATGCTATAGGCCATTTTAAGGAAAACCTAAGGTTATTAGTAGAAGGTTTAGAAGGTAGTGCTCCATTTAAAGCTCCTTTATTTATCTTGATTGATGAGTTAGACCGTTGCAAGCCTTCTTACAGTATCCAATTATTAGAAACGATTAAGCATTTATTTAATGTTGAAGGCGTCTACTTTATTGTCGCTACTGCATCAGAGCAACTAAGCCATTCGATTAATGCTGTCTACGGTGAAAAATTCGAATCTAAACGTTATTTAAATCGATTTTTTGACCAAGAATATTCACTTAAAAGCCCAGATAAAGAAAAGTACTGTAACTTTATTTGGTCAAAGTATTTGCCTAATGAAACTGTGTTCGTTCCGGTTTTCCAAGAGGATAATAAATCAGAAGATATAATAAATATTGGCATACTCAGTAAAGTTGCGGAGTATATGCGGGCTGGTTTAAGGGATATTGAACAAGCCGTTAAGCTTTTATACGCAATTCAATTAACGCAAGAAAAGACTGATTATCTGTTTTCATTACCTTTGTTTTATATCATTGTGTTAAAAATCAGACACCCCAAAATTTATCCGTATTTCAAAAATAAATGGGGGTCGAGTATCTTCAATCAACCACACGGTAGTAAATTTCCGAGTTATCAACAAGATAACTTTGATTTAGTGACTACTTACAAAGGTAAAATTGATTATAAAATAAATGAATCAATGAAGCTGTTTTGTGACCCAAATACTAAGCTTTATACTTTTGATTCATTGCCTAATAGAGGAATCGGCGCGTCTGCAAAAAGCTTAAAAGAGGAAATAGAGACAGGCCTTTATCTGGCTAATGGGAATCGAGATTCTAAGTTGATAAAGGATTTTTCTAATTACATACAAATTGTTGAGCAAGTGGGTCAGCTATCTTAA
- a CDS encoding GntR family transcriptional regulator, producing MSNSMFDHKLSSPSLDFQPLYLQVADSIKQLIVKRHWLPGEALPSEFRLAEEFNVSQGTVRKALNLLTDNKIVTRRQGVGTFVSEHTSQDALFRFFPLQADGESDNSPKAELLSVELCVAPAEAIKALQLNKKDKVTKLVRRRILDNEFCMSETIYLPQSYFPDIHKSSDIPHTLYHYYQSKFNQTVHKTQDSIKAVLATIDDAKMLAINAGDPLLLVSRITESIEGKRIEYRLTKCRSDHYHYQIELD from the coding sequence ATGAGTAACTCTATGTTTGATCACAAATTAAGTAGCCCAAGCTTGGATTTTCAACCACTCTACTTACAAGTGGCTGATAGTATAAAACAACTCATTGTTAAACGGCATTGGTTGCCCGGCGAGGCTTTACCAAGCGAATTTCGCCTTGCTGAAGAATTTAACGTAAGCCAAGGTACTGTTCGTAAAGCGCTTAATTTATTAACCGACAATAAAATAGTAACTCGTCGCCAAGGCGTTGGTACATTTGTATCAGAGCATACCTCGCAAGATGCCTTATTCAGGTTTTTTCCGTTACAAGCCGACGGTGAAAGTGACAACTCACCAAAGGCGGAACTGCTATCGGTTGAGCTTTGTGTAGCGCCTGCTGAAGCTATAAAGGCTTTGCAGCTAAATAAAAAAGACAAAGTTACTAAGCTAGTTCGCAGGCGTATTCTCGATAACGAGTTTTGCATGAGCGAAACTATATACCTACCGCAAAGCTACTTTCCTGATATACATAAAAGTAGTGATATACCGCACACTTTATATCATTACTATCAGAGTAAATTTAACCAAACGGTGCACAAAACCCAGGACAGTATTAAAGCCGTACTTGCTACAATAGATGATGCAAAAATGCTTGCTATAAATGCAGGCGATCCATTGCTGTTAGTATCGCGTATTACCGAATCAATCGAAGGTAAACGTATTGAATACCGCCTAACTAAATGCCGTAGCGATCACTATCATTACCAAATTGAGCTCGACTAG
- a CDS encoding alkaline phosphatase, giving the protein MKIKKVAAAIALTFAFSAVSHADVLPQSQKDSSWYSAAQTKLTTKTAQAQATQATKAKNVILFVGDGMGISTLTAARILQGQRNNQSGEEGYLSFEEFPYSAQVKTYNVDAQTPDSAGTMTAIISGVKTDVGVIGVDEDIERGVCSTVAGNELLTATELAEIKGLSTGIISTARITHATPAATYAKSADRNWEDVSDMPEDAVTGGCEDIASQLVNFEKNLEARFVGTDVDGLDFVMGGGRRHFLPKDETANSTDAVSAIEGDRTDERNLVTEWQTQYPDATYVMDQTGFDAIADDATKVFGLFNESHMQYEADRANDVAGEPSLTDMTTKAIEVLGKNDNGFFLTVESGRIDHAHHAGNAYNALNDTIEFAKAVQAAIDNTNPEETLILVTADHSHVFTIAGYPKRGNPILGQVVAVGATTPSLATDDMPYTTVGYANGLGFRNLGSETNADASYTSAAVAGRVELNGVDTTTPGFHQEATVPMGSETHAGEDISLHAKGPGAQLAQGVIEQNVVFHLINQALELTQQ; this is encoded by the coding sequence ATGAAAATTAAAAAAGTCGCTGCGGCAATCGCGCTAACATTTGCGTTTAGCGCAGTTAGCCATGCTGATGTACTACCGCAAAGCCAAAAAGACAGCAGCTGGTATAGCGCTGCGCAAACTAAACTAACAACAAAAACAGCACAAGCGCAGGCTACACAAGCCACTAAAGCTAAAAACGTCATTTTATTTGTTGGCGATGGCATGGGTATTTCTACACTTACCGCCGCGCGCATTTTACAAGGGCAGCGTAATAATCAATCTGGCGAAGAAGGTTATTTAAGCTTTGAAGAGTTCCCATACTCTGCACAAGTTAAAACGTATAACGTAGATGCGCAAACTCCCGACTCAGCCGGCACGATGACGGCTATTATTTCGGGTGTAAAAACCGATGTGGGCGTTATTGGTGTAGACGAAGATATTGAACGCGGCGTGTGTTCAACAGTGGCAGGTAACGAGCTTCTTACCGCAACTGAATTGGCTGAAATTAAAGGGCTATCTACCGGTATTATTTCTACAGCACGTATTACTCATGCAACCCCTGCTGCCACGTATGCTAAATCGGCTGACCGTAACTGGGAAGACGTATCAGATATGCCAGAAGATGCCGTAACGGGTGGCTGTGAAGACATTGCATCGCAACTGGTTAACTTTGAAAAAAACCTAGAAGCACGATTTGTAGGGACCGACGTAGACGGTCTTGATTTTGTGATGGGTGGCGGTCGTCGTCACTTTTTACCAAAAGACGAAACAGCTAACTCAACAGATGCAGTAAGCGCTATAGAAGGTGACCGTACTGACGAGCGCAACCTAGTAACTGAGTGGCAAACACAATACCCAGATGCTACGTACGTAATGGATCAAACAGGCTTTGATGCAATAGCAGACGACGCCACTAAAGTATTTGGTTTATTTAACGAATCCCACATGCAGTACGAAGCTGACCGCGCAAATGATGTAGCGGGCGAGCCTTCACTTACCGATATGACCACTAAAGCAATTGAAGTGCTTGGTAAAAACGATAATGGATTTTTCTTAACGGTTGAGTCGGGAAGAATTGACCACGCGCACCACGCGGGCAATGCATACAACGCGCTTAACGACACCATTGAGTTTGCTAAAGCCGTGCAAGCAGCGATAGATAACACCAACCCAGAAGAAACCCTGATTTTAGTAACCGCCGATCACAGCCATGTATTTACTATTGCAGGCTACCCTAAGCGTGGTAATCCAATTTTAGGTCAAGTAGTTGCAGTAGGTGCTACAACACCAAGCCTAGCCACCGACGATATGCCGTACACCACGGTAGGTTACGCAAATGGCTTAGGTTTTAGAAATCTAGGCAGTGAGACCAACGCTGATGCAAGTTACACAAGTGCTGCTGTAGCAGGGCGTGTTGAGCTAAATGGCGTTGATACAACAACCCCAGGTTTTCACCAAGAAGCAACCGTACCAATGGGCTCAGAAACACACGCAGGTGAAGACATATCTTTACATGCTAAAGGTCCTGGTGCTCAGCTAGCACAGGGCGTAATTGAACAAAACGTTGTATTTCATTTAATTAATCAAGCTCTTGAACTAACTCAGCAATAA
- a CDS encoding DEAD/DEAH box helicase — protein sequence MTSATSPSTFSELGIIPELLARLTDLEYTQPTPIQAKAIPSVLAGSDLIAGANTGSGKTATFALPMLQKAFLEQGAKNTASKGNFVTGLILVPTRELATQVADSVKSYSANFNGAIKTVAVFGGVSVNTQMQALRGGADIIVATPGRLLDLISSNAIKLDKVTTLVLDEADRMLSLGFTEELAELLALMPANKQTMLFSATFPEQVTQLTQELLNDPVEIQVQNKDESTLVQRVFTVNKGEKTTVLAHLIKTHKWRQALIFVNAKKDCEHLAAKLEKRGVNAQVFHGDKGQSERTRVIEKFKAGEIEVLIATDIAARGLDIEKLPVVINFNLPRSPSDYMHRIGRSGRAGEVGLALSLVDYEDLHHFKIIEKKNKLRLEREEIAGFAVNQANLDAAEALKNEKPMAKPEGTGKKKKKNKADDIDDVWSGWRGRSK from the coding sequence ATGACCTCAGCCACAAGCCCTAGCACTTTTTCCGAACTTGGCATTATTCCAGAGCTATTAGCTCGATTAACCGATTTGGAATATACCCAGCCTACACCTATCCAAGCTAAGGCTATACCTAGTGTGCTTGCGGGTAGTGACCTAATTGCAGGGGCAAATACCGGTTCAGGTAAAACAGCAACGTTTGCATTACCTATGTTGCAAAAAGCTTTCCTTGAGCAGGGCGCTAAAAATACTGCCAGCAAAGGTAATTTTGTAACGGGGCTTATTTTAGTACCGACGCGTGAGCTTGCTACGCAAGTGGCCGATAGCGTTAAATCGTATTCTGCTAACTTTAATGGTGCAATTAAAACAGTTGCAGTGTTTGGTGGTGTGTCGGTTAATACACAAATGCAGGCTCTACGCGGCGGCGCCGATATTATTGTAGCAACACCAGGACGTTTGCTCGATTTAATCTCAAGCAACGCTATTAAGCTTGATAAAGTAACTACGCTTGTACTTGATGAAGCCGACCGTATGCTAAGCCTTGGCTTTACCGAAGAGCTGGCTGAGCTATTAGCGCTTATGCCTGCTAACAAACAAACTATGTTGTTTTCAGCCACCTTTCCAGAACAAGTAACACAATTAACGCAAGAGCTTTTAAACGACCCAGTTGAAATACAAGTACAAAACAAAGACGAAAGCACCTTAGTACAGCGTGTTTTTACCGTAAACAAAGGTGAAAAAACCACAGTTTTAGCGCATTTAATTAAAACGCATAAATGGCGCCAAGCACTGATTTTTGTCAACGCTAAAAAAGACTGTGAGCATTTAGCGGCTAAGCTTGAAAAACGCGGTGTTAATGCACAAGTTTTCCATGGCGATAAAGGCCAAAGTGAACGTACTCGCGTAATAGAAAAATTTAAAGCGGGCGAAATCGAAGTACTTATCGCAACCGATATTGCTGCACGTGGTTTGGATATTGAAAAGCTGCCAGTGGTAATAAACTTTAATCTACCACGAAGCCCGTCTGATTATATGCACCGTATTGGTCGAAGCGGCCGTGCTGGTGAAGTAGGCTTAGCGCTTTCATTGGTTGATTATGAAGATTTGCATCACTTTAAAATAATCGAGAAGAAAAATAAACTACGTCTTGAACGTGAGGAAATAGCAGGCTTTGCCGTTAACCAAGCTAATCTTGATGCTGCCGAGGCGCTTAAAAATGAAAAGCCAATGGCAAAACCAGAAGGCACAGGCAAGAAAAAGAAAAAAAATAAAGCTGATGATATAGATGATGTATGGAGTGGTTGGAGGGGGCGTTCTAAATAG
- a CDS encoding NYN domain-containing protein: protein MDIWKLEEKQTDVNIAVEALFDVFTDDSIEQVVFVTNDTDLERALEKIKSLNKVKIGLVIPTTDSVRYPNEKLDIHADWTRKNILIEELKQSQLPRVIQGGRKPVSKPIGWFGQPEILEEIILTLLQVEANRTKCWRWLEKPLPSFDDLPPLTDPPILLLDNEETAKIVLSYAQKYTQLFNN, encoded by the coding sequence GTGGATATTTGGAAGCTTGAAGAAAAGCAAACTGATGTAAATATTGCGGTTGAGGCTTTATTTGATGTATTTACGGATGACTCAATTGAGCAAGTTGTGTTTGTTACTAATGATACAGACTTAGAAAGGGCTTTAGAAAAAATAAAATCTCTAAATAAAGTTAAGATAGGCTTAGTGATCCCTACTACTGATAGTGTTCGTTACCCCAATGAAAAACTAGATATACATGCTGACTGGACACGCAAGAATATTTTAATTGAAGAACTAAAACAGTCGCAGTTGCCACGTGTTATCCAGGGAGGAAGAAAACCAGTTTCTAAACCTATAGGTTGGTTTGGTCAGCCAGAAATACTTGAAGAAATAATATTAACTTTATTACAAGTTGAAGCTAATCGAACTAAATGCTGGCGCTGGTTGGAAAAACCATTACCTAGCTTTGATGATTTACCGCCATTAACGGATCCTCCAATTCTATTACTTGATAATGAAGAAACAGCAAAAATAGTGCTAAGTTACGCACAAAAATATACTCAGCTATTTAATAACTAG